A DNA window from Christiangramia salexigens contains the following coding sequences:
- a CDS encoding Ig-like domain-containing protein: MIWKITIRYVSVVLYGINIQKSKISKGSVTLLLAGVLCLMNFNFLFAQTNIPILDPPGRFEIDGDLTAKTKVSDGVDWAPEWNGSNYVTLVDNYIFDPQGNAVDPNTSVFVHDPIESSTDDVFVGGLKYTDDPTEWRSKQAGASPGKGDMSSAFYHISRDAAGDQWLFVGSDRLKNNGTSYIDFEFFQGGVFHNASTNKFTTTNANGKGRSEGDFLISVKYSNGGSNATVQFFIWENNQYVEYTSSIGINDAFAAGNTTLIRRPFTSSNASVYDAYLFVEAGLNMTKIFNGIAGQLCDDIELESLLVKTKTSTSDNAQLIDFIGPVPVDIFFGAARVTYIPNPVCEGYTETYNPTIEGVQDGTFTALPAGLSINASTGAIDVANSDPGTYTITYTFDSYGCEDLTSTYDVIIQALPEKPTTNTSYNNGDFSVCDTGQILNANNALTTTPGVNIIWYDENLNVVTSPTLSEPGTKIYWAEAVTQNGGCISEERTQVVLQLKVKPVAVDDSDSTDEDTPVTIDVISNDTDLENDPLTIISVADPENGTAEIISNKIKYTPDANYHGVETFTYTVSDGDCGSANATVTVTVNSINDAPVAVPDAINVNEGGTATTLVSSANSVLTNDTDVDGDPLTAELVTGVNHGTLTLNSNGTFTYTHDGTETISDSFTYRAKDASLYSNTVTVTITITPVNDPPVANDDSFSGNEDTNIGVTLSGSDIDGSIQSFTIKTLPANGVLKLNSTAVTIGQVIPFAQASNLVFSPAQDYHGSTSFKYSATDDDNLEGNTATISITVFPVNDAPVITNNNSSPTNSTSFIENSTSAVIDWDATDVDGETENGGGLTYALTGEDAGLFNLNVDTGILTFKSAPDYESPQDQDTDNVYNVIVTVKDVAGLTDVQSLAITVTNEVESSNFFINPIADVSIPEHTPYISVTPSISGSPIGGSVVYDISGGADADLFTIIPATGVVLMTPKDYENPVDSDANNTYEITIRATDTDNNSDEESWVVTITNLNDNVPVAIADAIEVDEGDDTNVLVSGESSVLANDTDADGDILTAILVADVTHGTLVLNSDGTFTYEHDGSENFTDSFTYKANDGDNDSNTVTVSITINPVNDAPVAVADAINVDEGETVTVLTSNKTSVLDNDTDTDNSTLTAILVSGVTNGTLTLNSNGTFSYTHDGSETTSDSFTYKANDGALDSNIVTVSITINPVNDAPVANNDAINVDEGSTKAILISGNLSVLQNDTDAENNALTAVLVSNVSHGSLTLNSDGTFSYTHNGSENFTDSFTYKANDGNLDSNIATVSITINSINDVPVAVADAINVNEGGTATTLVTGKNTVLDNDTDGDGDPLTAELVTTVQHGSLTFNSDGTFIYIHDGSETTSDSFTYFVNDGTADSNIATVSITIQEVNDPPVAFDDFFSGDEDTDINIALSGSDIDGTIEFFTIKTLPVNGVLTFNNVAVSIGQEIAIADANDLVFSPSQDYNGPASFNYTATDDDDLEGNTATISISVEPVNDAPVITNNNSEPTNSTSFIENSTSAVIDWNATDVDGETENGGGLTYALTGVDAGLFNLDVDTGILTFVTPPDFEDPQDSNNDNIYNVIVTVSDVAEETDVQALTITVTNEVESAFFDIDPIADISIPENTDYTSVTPNITGTPIGDITYSISGGSDADLFTIDPITGVVQMSAKDYENPEDSDANNTYQITIRATDSDNNSDDETWVVTITNENDNLPVAVSDEINVNEGQEVSILVSGDDSVLDNDTDADGDILTAIIVSGVSHGTLNLNNDGTFTYTHDGTENFTDSFTYKANDGDNDSNTVTVNITINPVNDAPVAVEDFISVNEGAIATELVSGDDSVLDNDTDSENNTLTAILVSGVSNGSLILNSDGTFTYTHNGSETISDSFTYKANDGNLDSNIVTVEITIIPVNDAPVAVEDAISVNEGETATVLIGGNDSVLDNDTDAENSTLTAILVSNVSHGTLTLNSDGTFTYTHDGSETLSDSFTYHANDGELDSNIVTVTIAITPVNDAPVANDDPVETDEDEAIEIAVLENDTDTDGGTLVITDVSTPLNGTVSHNGTTVIYTPNPNFNGEDSFVYTISDGNGGTDTATVDITVNPVNDDPVADDDIAVTTENTEVIIPVLDNDEDIDGDPLTVTNVTNPTNGTATTDSTTVTYTPNQNFTGEDTFTYTVSDGNGGTDSATVTVFVSDQSGPEITCPDSFEIDNDPGICGAVVEFEVPEFTDNSGNATIEQISGPESGTVFPVGVTTLVFKATDASNNFTICTYDVTVLDAEAPVITSCAADLNIPTDDDLCSASEVVLGTPEASDNCDNNLTITNNAPETFPVGTTEVIWTVADDAGNSTTCIQMVIVTDDQAPEIETITNIIVDSDPGTCGAIVSFNTVGATDNCELDTVEVTEGFTSGSEFPIGTTTVTFTVTDIAGNTSTSSFTVTVTDSEDPVLNCPQDMIVTTVTGESYAIVEFQDATATDNCGATVEQTAGPASGSQFPIGTTTVTFTATDAAGNTTECSFTVTVNDEDDPTLECPSPINESVDAGECGAVVEFTTPQGFDNSGDVRVEQTAGPASGEVFPVGTTTVTFTATDASGNTAECSFTVTVNDDEAPEIENMEDITVTTDDDTCGAIVNFETPSAQDNCGIESLEQTEGLSPGSEFPVGTTTVTYTATDTAGNKATTSFTVTVEDDQAPSVECPQDITRIVEIGTSSIIIEYTAISVTDNCDGTTVELTSGFASGEEFPLGTTTVTYTVTDAAGNSTTCSFTVTVEEEPLPEVPSTPSASVTTEATCALPLGTITVETQEGLTYSIDGENYQSSGVFEDLEPGTYEVTARDEFGQTSDPAIEVIEAPVADPIQTSSIDLCVEDSVYDLLELLSGEYDDTGTWTDTDNTGALSDGFIDPEQMEVGSYTFTYVVEGNCPSSTDVTVLINDRCVVLPCEFSDIRNSISKVVTPNGDSYNDFFTIGTAVECDFTFDLMIYNRWGAKVYEAQNYQNNWDGFSRKSFSSSNQLPSGTYYYILKIRNSSFEPIQGYIYLGTK, from the coding sequence ATGATTTGGAAAATTACCATTCGATATGTGAGTGTAGTCCTATATGGCATAAACATTCAAAAAAGCAAAATTTCAAAGGGGTCGGTAACATTGTTACTTGCGGGAGTTCTATGTTTAATGAATTTCAATTTCCTCTTTGCACAGACAAACATTCCTATCTTAGATCCACCAGGAAGATTTGAAATTGACGGGGACCTGACAGCAAAAACTAAGGTCTCTGATGGAGTTGACTGGGCTCCCGAGTGGAATGGAAGCAATTACGTAACCCTAGTAGATAACTACATATTTGATCCACAGGGAAATGCAGTTGACCCTAATACATCTGTTTTTGTCCACGACCCTATTGAGTCATCCACAGATGATGTGTTTGTAGGTGGGTTAAAATATACCGATGATCCCACAGAATGGAGAAGTAAACAGGCCGGTGCAAGTCCGGGAAAAGGAGATATGAGCTCGGCTTTTTATCATATTTCCAGAGATGCTGCTGGAGATCAATGGCTTTTTGTAGGAAGTGACAGGCTAAAAAATAATGGTACCAGTTATATCGATTTTGAGTTTTTCCAGGGAGGGGTGTTTCATAACGCTTCTACCAATAAATTCACAACAACCAATGCCAACGGCAAAGGAAGAAGCGAGGGTGATTTTCTTATTTCGGTAAAATACAGTAACGGAGGATCAAATGCCACCGTACAGTTCTTTATTTGGGAAAACAACCAGTACGTTGAATATACATCATCTATAGGTATTAATGATGCATTTGCAGCAGGGAACACTACTTTAATTAGAAGGCCTTTTACCAGTAGTAATGCATCGGTTTACGACGCTTATCTTTTTGTAGAAGCAGGTCTTAATATGACTAAGATCTTTAATGGTATTGCAGGGCAGCTTTGTGACGATATTGAACTGGAATCTCTATTGGTAAAAACAAAAACCTCAACATCCGATAATGCTCAGCTCATTGATTTTATCGGCCCGGTTCCGGTAGATATATTCTTTGGGGCAGCAAGAGTAACTTACATACCCAATCCTGTATGTGAAGGATATACCGAAACATACAACCCAACCATAGAGGGAGTACAAGATGGTACCTTCACAGCTTTACCTGCAGGTCTATCTATTAACGCCAGTACAGGTGCTATAGATGTAGCCAATAGTGATCCGGGTACCTATACAATTACCTATACTTTTGACAGTTATGGTTGCGAGGACCTTACATCTACCTATGACGTTATTATTCAGGCATTACCAGAAAAACCAACAACCAATACCAGTTATAATAACGGCGATTTCAGCGTTTGTGATACTGGACAGATCTTGAATGCTAATAATGCGCTTACTACTACCCCCGGAGTAAATATTATATGGTATGACGAAAATTTAAACGTAGTTACATCGCCTACCCTTTCTGAACCCGGCACGAAAATCTATTGGGCTGAAGCAGTTACCCAGAATGGCGGTTGTATCAGCGAAGAAAGAACCCAAGTGGTCTTACAGTTGAAAGTCAAACCGGTAGCTGTTGATGATAGTGATTCTACCGATGAAGATACACCGGTAACCATCGACGTTATTTCGAATGATACAGATCTGGAAAATGATCCATTAACCATTATCAGCGTTGCCGATCCGGAAAATGGTACGGCAGAGATCATTTCGAACAAGATAAAATATACACCAGATGCAAATTATCACGGTGTTGAAACTTTTACCTATACCGTTTCCGATGGAGATTGCGGAAGTGCTAACGCAACGGTTACTGTCACTGTAAATTCAATAAATGATGCGCCTGTAGCAGTCCCAGATGCGATCAATGTTAATGAAGGTGGAACAGCTACTACTCTAGTCTCTAGCGCTAACAGTGTTTTGACAAATGATACAGACGTTGATGGAGATCCTTTAACAGCTGAATTAGTTACTGGGGTAAACCATGGAACGCTTACATTGAATAGCAACGGTACTTTCACTTATACCCATGATGGTACTGAAACTATAAGCGATAGTTTTACATACAGGGCCAAGGACGCAAGTCTTTATAGCAATACAGTAACTGTTACAATAACAATTACTCCTGTAAATGATCCACCCGTAGCCAATGACGATTCCTTCAGTGGTAATGAAGACACCAATATTGGCGTTACATTAAGCGGAAGTGACATTGATGGTTCGATTCAAAGTTTTACCATAAAAACACTTCCGGCAAATGGAGTATTAAAATTAAACTCTACGGCGGTTACTATTGGACAAGTGATTCCTTTTGCGCAGGCAAGTAATCTAGTATTCAGTCCTGCTCAGGATTATCACGGATCTACTTCCTTTAAATATTCAGCCACAGATGATGATAACCTGGAGGGAAATACTGCTACGATCAGTATCACAGTATTCCCTGTAAATGATGCACCGGTAATTACCAATAATAACAGTTCGCCTACAAATTCAACATCTTTTATAGAAAACAGCACCAGTGCTGTAATTGATTGGGATGCTACCGATGTTGACGGAGAAACTGAAAACGGAGGCGGACTTACTTATGCCCTTACAGGCGAGGATGCCGGCTTATTTAATTTAAATGTAGATACAGGTATACTTACCTTTAAATCTGCTCCGGATTATGAATCTCCTCAGGATCAGGATACCGATAATGTTTATAATGTTATAGTAACTGTGAAGGATGTTGCGGGTCTAACCGATGTGCAGTCTCTGGCAATTACTGTGACTAACGAAGTGGAGTCTTCAAACTTTTTTATCAATCCTATAGCGGATGTATCTATTCCTGAACATACACCTTATATCAGCGTAACGCCTAGTATTTCAGGATCCCCAATTGGTGGCAGTGTAGTGTATGATATTAGTGGTGGAGCAGATGCAGATCTGTTCACAATAATACCTGCTACCGGAGTAGTTCTTATGACTCCTAAGGATTATGAGAACCCGGTCGATTCAGATGCCAACAACACCTATGAAATTACCATTAGGGCTACAGATACAGACAATAATAGCGATGAGGAGTCATGGGTAGTTACAATTACCAATTTAAATGATAACGTTCCAGTAGCCATTGCAGATGCAATTGAAGTAGATGAAGGTGATGATACAAATGTTTTAGTTTCGGGAGAATCCAGTGTTTTAGCAAATGATACCGATGCAGATGGAGATATTTTAACTGCAATACTTGTAGCTGATGTTACTCATGGAACACTGGTTCTGAATAGTGACGGGACATTTACTTATGAGCATGATGGCTCTGAAAACTTTACTGATAGTTTCACTTATAAGGCTAATGACGGAGATAATGACAGTAATACAGTAACTGTGAGTATCACAATTAACCCTGTAAATGATGCACCTGTAGCAGTAGCTGATGCAATAAATGTAGATGAAGGAGAAACAGTCACTGTTTTAACCTCTAATAAAACCAGTGTATTGGATAACGATACAGATACAGATAATAGCACTCTAACTGCTATTCTCGTAAGTGGTGTTACAAACGGAACCCTTACATTAAATAGCAATGGGACATTTAGCTATACACATGATGGCTCTGAAACTACATCTGATAGCTTTACTTATAAGGCCAATGATGGTGCACTAGACAGTAACATTGTTACAGTTAGTATTACGATCAACCCTGTGAATGATGCTCCGGTCGCAAATAATGACGCAATAAACGTAGATGAAGGAAGCACGAAAGCCATCTTAATATCTGGTAATCTTAGCGTATTACAAAATGATACAGATGCCGAAAATAATGCTCTCACCGCGGTACTAGTTAGCAATGTCAGCCATGGCTCGCTTACATTAAACAGCGACGGAACATTTAGCTATACTCATAATGGTTCAGAAAATTTCACCGATAGTTTTACCTATAAAGCCAATGATGGAAATCTGGATAGTAATATTGCTACAGTGTCGATTACTATTAACTCTATAAATGACGTTCCTGTAGCCGTTGCAGATGCAATCAATGTAAATGAAGGAGGAACTGCTACTACTTTAGTTACCGGTAAAAATACTGTTCTGGATAATGATACAGATGGTGACGGGGATCCCCTTACAGCAGAGTTGGTTACAACCGTGCAGCACGGTAGCCTAACCTTTAATAGTGACGGAACTTTCATTTATATTCATGACGGGTCTGAGACTACAAGTGATAGCTTCACATATTTCGTAAACGATGGTACTGCCGATAGTAATATTGCTACTGTATCTATCACTATTCAAGAAGTAAACGATCCGCCGGTGGCCTTCGATGATTTCTTTAGTGGAGATGAGGATACTGATATCAACATTGCTTTAAGCGGAAGTGATATTGACGGAACAATTGAATTTTTTACGATCAAAACACTTCCAGTAAATGGCGTATTAACCTTCAATAACGTCGCAGTTTCAATTGGACAGGAAATAGCAATTGCAGATGCTAACGACTTAGTGTTTAGTCCTTCTCAGGATTATAACGGTCCCGCGTCTTTCAATTATACAGCTACAGATGATGATGATCTGGAAGGAAATACAGCTACGATAAGTATATCTGTAGAACCAGTTAATGATGCGCCTGTGATCACAAATAACAACAGTGAGCCTACCAATTCCACCTCGTTTATTGAAAATAGCACCAGTGCTGTTATAGATTGGAATGCAACAGATGTTGATGGTGAGACAGAAAACGGAGGTGGACTTACCTATGCTCTTACGGGAGTGGATGCGGGACTATTCAATTTAGATGTAGACACCGGAATTCTTACTTTCGTAACACCTCCAGATTTCGAGGATCCACAAGATTCTAATAACGACAATATTTATAATGTCATTGTAACTGTGAGCGATGTTGCCGAAGAAACCGATGTTCAAGCTCTAACAATTACAGTAACCAATGAAGTAGAATCTGCATTCTTTGATATAGATCCAATTGCGGATATCTCTATCCCTGAAAACACAGACTATACCAGTGTTACACCTAATATAACCGGCACACCAATTGGAGACATTACTTACAGTATTAGTGGTGGTTCAGATGCTGATCTATTCACAATCGACCCTATTACGGGTGTTGTTCAAATGTCTGCCAAAGATTATGAAAATCCTGAAGATTCAGATGCTAACAACACTTACCAGATCACCATTAGAGCGACAGACTCTGATAATAATAGTGATGATGAAACCTGGGTAGTAACAATTACTAATGAAAATGATAATCTTCCCGTAGCCGTAAGCGATGAGATAAATGTAAACGAAGGGCAGGAAGTTAGCATTTTAGTGTCTGGAGACGACAGTGTATTAGATAATGATACCGATGCCGATGGAGATATACTAACTGCTATTATTGTAAGTGGTGTGAGTCATGGAACTCTTAACTTGAATAATGACGGTACTTTCACCTATACACATGACGGAACTGAAAACTTTACGGATAGTTTCACTTATAAGGCTAATGACGGAGATAATGACAGTAATACAGTAACTGTTAATATCACAATTAACCCTGTGAATGATGCACCTGTAGCTGTAGAAGATTTCATCAGCGTTAATGAAGGTGCGATTGCTACAGAATTAGTTTCCGGTGACGATAGTGTATTGGATAATGATACAGATTCAGAAAATAATACGTTGACTGCTATCCTTGTAAGCGGAGTTAGTAATGGAAGCCTTATCCTAAATAGTGATGGAACATTTACCTACACCCACAATGGATCTGAAACCATAAGTGATAGCTTTACTTACAAAGCGAATGATGGCAATCTGGATAGTAATATTGTAACTGTTGAGATCACTATCATACCAGTAAATGATGCACCGGTAGCTGTAGAAGATGCCATAAGTGTAAACGAAGGTGAAACTGCTACTGTATTAATAGGTGGTAACGATAGTGTTCTTGATAATGATACTGATGCCGAGAATAGCACTCTTACTGCTATTCTGGTAAGCAATGTAAGTCATGGAACCCTCACTTTAAATAGTGATGGTACTTTCACCTATACTCATGATGGTTCAGAAACTCTAAGCGATAGTTTTACCTACCACGCAAATGATGGTGAACTGGATAGTAATATTGTTACCGTAACCATCGCTATCACACCTGTGAATGATGCTCCGGTTGCTAATGATGACCCAGTGGAAACCGATGAGGACGAAGCTATAGAAATTGCAGTTCTGGAAAATGATACTGATACTGATGGAGGAACCTTAGTAATTACAGATGTAAGCACTCCTCTTAATGGTACTGTTAGTCATAATGGAACTACCGTGATTTACACTCCAAACCCTAATTTTAATGGAGAAGATTCATTTGTGTATACGATATCAGATGGAAATGGTGGAACCGATACGGCTACAGTTGATATCACAGTAAACCCGGTTAATGACGACCCTGTTGCCGATGATGATATTGCTGTAACCACCGAGAATACAGAAGTTATAATTCCTGTTTTGGATAATGATGAAGATATTGATGGAGATCCACTTACAGTTACAAATGTTACTAATCCAACTAACGGAACTGCCACAACAGATAGTACAACTGTAACTTACACGCCTAATCAGAATTTTACGGGTGAAGATACCTTTACCTATACTGTCTCTGATGGAAATGGAGGAACAGATTCGGCTACAGTCACGGTTTTTGTAAGCGATCAAAGCGGACCAGAGATCACTTGTCCTGATTCTTTTGAAATTGATAATGACCCGGGAATCTGTGGTGCGGTTGTAGAATTTGAGGTTCCTGAGTTTACCGATAATTCCGGTAATGCAACAATCGAACAAATATCAGGACCGGAGAGCGGCACTGTATTCCCTGTTGGAGTAACTACCTTGGTCTTTAAAGCGACAGATGCTTCAAACAACTTCACAATTTGTACTTACGATGTTACCGTACTTGATGCGGAAGCACCGGTAATAACAAGTTGTGCAGCAGATCTAAATATTCCTACAGACGATGATCTATGTTCAGCTTCCGAAGTGGTTCTTGGCACCCCAGAAGCAAGTGATAATTGTGATAATAATCTTACGATCACTAATAATGCGCCAGAGACATTCCCTGTAGGAACAACCGAAGTGATTTGGACTGTAGCTGATGATGCAGGAAATTCAACTACCTGTATCCAAATGGTAATAGTAACCGATGATCAGGCTCCGGAAATAGAAACCATAACAAATATTATAGTAGATAGCGATCCTGGAACTTGTGGCGCCATAGTAAGCTTCAATACCGTAGGAGCAACAGATAATTGCGAACTGGATACTGTTGAAGTTACAGAAGGATTTACTTCTGGCTCAGAATTCCCGATCGGAACAACTACAGTGACCTTCACTGTTACCGATATTGCCGGGAACACTTCAACGTCGAGCTTTACGGTTACCGTAACCGATTCTGAAGATCCGGTGCTTAACTGTCCTCAAGATATGATTGTAACTACTGTAACAGGAGAATCTTATGCGATAGTGGAATTTCAAGATGCGACTGCCACAGATAATTGTGGTGCAACAGTTGAACAAACCGCAGGACCTGCTTCAGGATCTCAGTTTCCAATTGGAACTACTACGGTTACGTTCACTGCAACAGATGCTGCAGGTAATACTACCGAGTGTAGCTTTACAGTAACGGTTAATGATGAGGATGATCCAACTCTGGAATGTCCATCTCCAATAAATGAGAGCGTAGATGCAGGAGAATGTGGAGCTGTAGTAGAATTTACTACACCACAAGGATTTGATAATTCAGGAGATGTAAGGGTGGAACAAACCGCGGGACCGGCTTCCGGAGAAGTTTTCCCAGTTGGAACAACCACCGTAACCTTCACAGCCACCGACGCCTCAGGCAATACTGCAGAATGTAGCTTCACGGTGACGGTTAATGATGATGAAGCACCTGAGATTGAAAACATGGAAGACATTACGGTAACCACCGATGATGATACCTGTGGTGCAATTGTTAATTTTGAAACACCTTCAGCACAGGATAATTGTGGAATTGAAAGTCTTGAACAAACCGAAGGACTTTCTCCGGGATCTGAATTCCCGGTAGGTACTACTACGGTAACATATACTGCTACCGATACAGCTGGAAATAAGGCAACTACAAGTTTTACAGTTACCGTTGAAGATGATCAGGCTCCTTCAGTTGAATGTCCTCAAGACATTACAAGGATCGTGGAAATTGGAACCAGCAGTATTATAATTGAATATACAGCAATAAGTGTAACAGATAATTGTGATGGAACTACTGTGGAACTTACCTCAGGATTTGCTTCCGGAGAAGAATTCCCGCTTGGAACCACTACTGTGACCTATACCGTAACCGATGCGGCCGGTAACAGCACTACCTGTAGTTTCACAGTTACTGTTGAAGAAGAACCATTACCAGAAGTACCGTCTACTCCTTCTGCCAGTGTAACTACCGAGGCCACTTGTGCCCTACCGCTAGGAACCATAACAGTAGAAACTCAGGAAGGACTTACTTATAGTATTGATGGAGAAAATTATCAGTCAAGCGGAGTGTTTGAAGATCTTGAACCGGGAACTTATGAGGTAACTGCACGTGATGA
- the pdxH gene encoding pyridoxamine 5'-phosphate oxidase: MQKDLTDYRKSYEKGQLLELDIPQNPLELFKNWFKLADESDLVEEANAMSLSTVDEQMLPKTRIVLLKSFSPEGFRFYSNYNSEKGRALDSNPNCCVSFFWPGLEKQIIIQAKVSKLSYEESEKYFHSRPKGSQLGALVSNQSSVIPSREYLEEKLKELEVKYDNRVVPLPDHWGGYLLKPFKYEFWQGRKNRLHDRILYTLTEDQWKFERLAP, translated from the coding sequence ATGCAAAAAGATCTTACAGACTACCGTAAATCTTACGAAAAAGGACAATTACTGGAATTGGATATTCCCCAAAACCCCCTTGAATTATTTAAAAACTGGTTTAAACTCGCAGATGAATCAGACCTTGTAGAAGAAGCTAATGCCATGAGCCTTTCTACAGTGGATGAGCAAATGCTTCCAAAAACCCGTATTGTGCTTCTTAAATCTTTTAGCCCGGAGGGTTTCAGGTTTTATAGCAATTATAATTCAGAAAAAGGTAGGGCGCTGGATTCCAATCCAAATTGTTGTGTGTCTTTCTTTTGGCCTGGACTGGAGAAGCAGATCATTATTCAGGCGAAGGTTTCTAAATTAAGCTATGAGGAATCAGAAAAATATTTTCATTCACGCCCAAAAGGAAGTCAGTTAGGAGCACTAGTTTCTAACCAGAGTTCGGTGATCCCGTCCAGAGAATATCTGGAAGAAAAATTGAAAGAACTGGAAGTCAAATATGATAATAGAGTAGTACCCTTGCCGGATCACTGGGGAGGATATTTGCTCAAGCCATTCAAGTATGAGTTCTGGCAAGGACGAAAGAACAGGTTACATGACCGCATACTTTATACTTTGACAGAAGATCAATGGAAATTTGAACGTCTTGCACCATAA
- a CDS encoding SixA phosphatase family protein, whose amino-acid sequence MKRLILIRHGKSSWNNNLPDHKRPLKKRAYKDAENVIKAFKHFYKPGGLFWSSPAVRANETANMFKEGLGVKEEDFNVVNELYTFNQNELLEMIRSCPEERDKLIVFGHNPALTILVNSLGDKHLDNLPTTGLCVIDFDVDTWKELEKGKTILTLLPKNLR is encoded by the coding sequence ATGAAAAGATTAATACTAATTAGACACGGAAAATCCTCGTGGAATAACAATTTGCCGGATCATAAAAGGCCGCTAAAAAAGCGTGCCTATAAGGACGCTGAAAATGTTATCAAGGCATTTAAACATTTTTATAAACCTGGCGGACTGTTTTGGAGTAGTCCTGCTGTAAGAGCCAATGAAACGGCCAATATGTTCAAAGAAGGCCTGGGAGTCAAGGAAGAAGATTTCAATGTGGTAAATGAACTATATACATTTAACCAAAATGAATTGTTGGAGATGATCCGATCCTGTCCGGAGGAAAGAGATAAATTAATAGTGTTTGGACATAATCCAGCCCTTACTATTTTAGTAAATTCCCTGGGTGATAAACACCTGGATAATCTTCCGACTACAGGCTTATGTGTGATCGATTTTGATGTGGATACATGGAAAGAGCTTGAGAAAGGGAAAACTATTCTTACATTATTGCCTAAAAACCTCCGATAG